Proteins co-encoded in one Methanobrevibacter olleyae genomic window:
- the deoC gene encoding deoxyribose-phosphate aldolase, which translates to MNQMINKAKKLSKVIEFTNLDNSATIEEMKAFFDKAKEYGFYSVVVLPHYVKLAKEELKDTDIKVVTVVDFPLGAGNTEGKIAESKKAIADGADEIDMMANIPAIKNHDFESVKNDIKSVKEAIGDKVLKVIIENTLLTVDEKAGASRMCEDGGADYVKTSSGFNGNEDFYALMESLRIMKKNAPHLEMKAAGGINNYKLASNVMAAGVTKIGTSSGTIIMDQLNHVLENQKISPNQKTGPRLI; encoded by the coding sequence ATGAATCAAATGATCAATAAAGCTAAAAAACTCTCAAAAGTTATTGAGTTTACTAATTTAGATAATAGTGCAACAATAGAAGAAATGAAAGCTTTTTTTGATAAAGCTAAAGAATATGGTTTTTACTCTGTTGTGGTTTTACCTCACTATGTAAAATTAGCAAAAGAAGAACTAAAGGATACTGATATAAAAGTAGTAACTGTTGTTGATTTTCCATTAGGTGCAGGAAATACCGAAGGAAAAATAGCTGAATCAAAAAAAGCAATTGCAGATGGTGCTGATGAAATTGATATGATGGCAAATATACCTGCAATTAAAAACCATGACTTTGAATCTGTAAAGAATGATATTAAATCAGTGAAAGAGGCAATTGGAGATAAAGTTCTTAAAGTAATCATAGAAAATACCCTCCTTACTGTAGATGAAAAAGCAGGAGCTTCTAGAATGTGTGAAGATGGTGGAGCAGATTATGTAAAAACTTCTAGTGGATTTAATGGAAATGAAGATTTCTATGCATTAATGGAAAGTTTAAGAATTATGAAAAAGAATGCACCTCATCTTGAAATGAAAGCTGCTGGAGGAATCAATAACTACAAATTAGCAAGTAATGTAATGGCAGCAGGTGTAACTAAAATTGGAACCTCCTCAGGAACTATTATAATGGATCAGCTTAATCATGTATTAGAAAATCAAAAGATAAGCCCT